In the genome of Paramisgurnus dabryanus chromosome 18, PD_genome_1.1, whole genome shotgun sequence, one region contains:
- the lhx2a gene encoding LIM/homeobox protein Lhx2a produces the protein MDDDEQSSDSLVCAGCGRLIADRFYLVAADRRWHERCLKCSACQADLESELTCYSKHGDIYCKKDYYRTFSLQRCARCHLGIPATEIVMRANGLVYHLSCFSCITCDKLLFTGDHYGMRDTSVYCQVHFQMMLEEECHPDLYYSDMSPVEPNSKTSTHEGTPVQRGRSRKRKNSDATDPVVYNADVSDMGVDLLERVRQFSQKSKRLRTSFKHHQLRSMQNFFNHNHNPDAKDLKELAQKTGLTKRVLQVWFQNARAKFRRNLYQETNGAGNISDNSTITSPSVPSPEMSPPSLNSSSPSNTSPAQHTHLEQNTHVHHNSMSPSQCTPPNFF, from the exons ATGGACGATGATGAACAG AGCTCTGATTCTCTTGTGTGCGCGGGCTGTGGCAGACTGATCGCAGATCGGTTTTACCTGGTCGCGGCTGACAGACGGTGGCACGAGCGCTGTTTGAAATGCAGCGCGTGCCAAGCTGACCTGGAGTCAGAGCTCACGTGTTACAGTAAGCACGGGgatatttactgtaaaaaagacTATTACAg GACATTTTCTTTGCAAAGATGTGCGAGGTGTCACCTGGGCATCCCGGCCACAGAGATAGTGATGCGTGCCAATGGTCTGGTGTACCACCTGAGCTGCTTTTCCTGCATCACCTGCGACAAACTGCTTTTCACTGGAGATCATTACGGGATGCGTGACACTTCAGTGTACTGCCAGGTCCATTTCCAGATGATGCTGGAAGAGGAATGTCATCCAGACCTTTATTACTCAGACATGTCTCCTGTTGAGCCGAACTCTAAGACCTCCACACATGAAGGGACCCCTGTGCAGAGGGGACGCTCACGAAAGAGGAAAAACTCAGATGCTACAGACCCTGTTGTTTATAATGCAG ATGTGAGTGATATGGgtgtggacctgctggagagAGTGAGACAGTTTAGCCAAAAGTCCAAACGCCTGCGAACGTCCTTTAAGCATCACCAGCTGCGGAGCATGCAGAACTTCTTCAACCACAACCACAATCCAGACGCCAAAGACCTCAAAGAGCTCGCACAAAAAACCGGCCTCACAAAACGTGTGCTCCAG gtttggttccaaaatgcccGTGCAAAATTCAGGAGAAACCTATATCAGGAGACCAATGGAGCGGGTAATATTTCGGACAATTCCACCATCACGTCCCCATCTGTACCTTCACCAGAGATGTCCCCTCCATCTTTGAATTCATCCAGCCCCTCCAACACCTCTCCAGCACAACACACACACTTAGAGCAAAACACACATGTGCACCACAACAGCATGAGCCCATCACAATGCACACCACCCAATTTCTTCTGA